DNA sequence from the bacterium genome:
CGGGCTGGACCTGCTCGTCGATCCCGACGCGCTCGACCGCGTGCGCGCGGCGCACGCCGCGGCCCGGCGTCCCTCGTACGGCGCCGAGGCGCCGCTGATCGACCAGGCCGAAGACGAGGCCGCGCCGTGAGCGCGCGGCGGATCGTCGCCCCGGCGCCGCTCGCGCCGGGGGCGCGGATCGCCGTCGTCGCGCCCGGTTCGTCGGTGCGGCCGGAGGCGGTCCGCGCGGGGTTCGAAGCCCTCCGCTCGTGGGGGCTGGAGCCGGTGGCGGGGCGCTCCCTCTTCGCGCGCCGCGGCGACCTCGCCGGCCCCGACGAAACGCGCGCGGCCGATCTGGCGTGGGCGTTCTCGGACCCGGCGATCGACGCCGTCTGGTGCGCGCGGGGCGGGTGGGGCACGGCGCGTCTGCTGCCGTTGCTCGACCTCGGGCGCATCGCCGCCTCGCGCCGCTGGCTCCTCGGCTTCTCCGACGTCACCGCGCTGCAGGCCGCGCTGCTCGACCGCGGCCTCGCCAGTTGGTCGACGCCGCTCGTCGCCGAACTGGCCGATCCGCGGCGCGCGGTCAAGGCCGACCTCAAGGCCGCGCTCTTCGATTCCGCGCGGCCGCGCGTCTTCCGTCCCGGCGCGCGGCGCGCCCTCGCGCCGGGGAAGGCGGAAGGAACGCTGGCCGGCGGCTGCCTCAGCGTGCTCGTCGCCTTGGCCGGCACGCCGTGGGCCCCGAAGCTGCGCGGGCGGATCGTCGTCCTCGAGGACGTCGGCGAGGCGCCGTACCGGATCGACCGCCTGCTCTGGCAGGGGCGCGCGGCCGGGCTGTTCGACGGCGTCGCGGGGCTCGCCTTCGGGCAGTTCGTCTCCTGCCGCCCGTATCCCGGGCGACCCTCGCGGCCGCTCGCCGCGGTCCTCGCCGCGCACGCCCGCGAGATCGGCGTCCCGACGATCGCCGGCCTGCCGGTCGGGCACGGCCCGCGGCCGCGCGCGCTGCCGCTCGGCTACAAGGCGCGGCTCGACGCCGACGCCGGCCTGCTCGAGGTCGTCGCGCCATGAACGGACCGATCGTCGCCTTGCGGCTCGCCTACGACGGGACCGACTACGCCGGCTGGCAGTGGCAGCCGAACGCGCCGACCGTGCAGGGTGTCCTGCAGCGCGCGCTCGACGTCGTGCACGGCGTGCCCGAAGGAACCGTCTCCGTCTGCGGCGCGGGGCGGACCGACAGCGGCGTGCACGCGCTCGGACAGGTCGCGAGCTACCGGCCGCCGACGTCGCGCTCCCCCGAAGAGCTGGCCTTGGCGCTCCTTTCGCTGCTGCCGGAGGACGTGCGGGTCCTCGCCGCGTGGAACGCGCCCGAAGGGTTCCATCCCTGCCGTTCGGCGACGGGGAAGATCTACCGCTACCGGATCGTCAACCGCGCGCTCGCCCTGCCGTTCGAGACGCGCTGGGCGTGGCGCGTGCCGAAGACGCTCGACGTCGCGGCGATGCGCGAAGCGGCCTCGCAGCTGACCGGGCGGCGCGACTTCGCGGCCTTCGCCACGGCCGGCGGGCAGTCGAAGACGACGGTCCGCACGCTGCGCCGTCTCGACGTGACGCCGCGCGGCGACAGCTCGATCGAGGTCGAGGCGGAGGGGGACGGCTTCCTCTACCGGATGGTGCGCAACCTCACCGGCTTCCTCGTCGAAGTCGGGACCGGCCGCCGTCCGCCCGACGACGCGGCGCGCGTCCTCGCCGGCCTCGACCGCGGCGCGGCGGGGCGCACCGCGCCGCCGCAAGGCCTCTGCCTGGTCCGCGTCCTCTACTGAGCGATTTCGGCGGCGCCGCGTTTCGGCCGGCGAAGCGGCGGGCGCGGCGTCGGAGCCGTCGAAGGAGACACGATGAGCCTCGTCTCGCCGCGGATCGGTCTGGTCGTCGCGTCGGCGATCTTGGTGGGCGCCGCGTTCCCGCTCGCGGCCGGCGCCGCGTCGGCCGCGCCGCCGCCGAATCCTTCGCCGTCGGCCGCGCTCGACAAGCTGTCGCCGGCGACCGAACGCACGCAGGTGATGGTTCTCGGCACGTTTCACATGCGCGAGCTCGAGGGCCGCTTCCGGCCGACGATGGTGAACGCGCTGCTCGATCGCCTGGCGGCGTTCAAGCCGGACGTCGTGGCGGTGGAGACGCTGCCCGGTCCCTTCATCCACGAGCTCGAGCTTCGGCGCGACGCGACCTCGATCCACGCGGAGCTGCTGGACGGCTTCGCCGGAACGCAGCTCGCGCTGGGACACGAGGCCCAGAGCCTGCTCAAGATGGACATGATCGCGGCCTCGAAGGCCGCGGCGGCGCCGACGCCGCGCCCCGCCGATTCGTCGGCGCTCGTCCGCCGCGCGTTGCTGAGCCTCGCCGCCTACGATCTGCCCGACGCGCTCCTCGCGTGGTCGGCGGCGCCGCCCGCCGATCCGGCCAGGGCGCAGGTTCCCGCCGCGCTCGCGGCGAAGCTCGACGCGCAGCTGGCGCGCGTC
Encoded proteins:
- the truA gene encoding tRNA pseudouridine(38-40) synthase TruA, with translation MNGPIVALRLAYDGTDYAGWQWQPNAPTVQGVLQRALDVVHGVPEGTVSVCGAGRTDSGVHALGQVASYRPPTSRSPEELALALLSLLPEDVRVLAAWNAPEGFHPCRSATGKIYRYRIVNRALALPFETRWAWRVPKTLDVAAMREAASQLTGRRDFAAFATAGGQSKTTVRTLRRLDVTPRGDSSIEVEAEGDGFLYRMVRNLTGFLVEVGTGRRPPDDAARVLAGLDRGAAGRTAPPQGLCLVRVLY
- a CDS encoding DUF5694 domain-containing protein, whose amino-acid sequence is MSLVSPRIGLVVASAILVGAAFPLAAGAASAAPPPNPSPSAALDKLSPATERTQVMVLGTFHMRELEGRFRPTMVNALLDRLAAFKPDVVAVETLPGPFIHELELRRDATSIHAELLDGFAGTQLALGHEAQSLLKMDMIAASKAAAAPTPRPADSSALVRRALLSLAAYDLPDALLAWSAAPPADPARAQVPAALAAKLDAQLARVNEVQVVALPLARRLGHAEIAGVDDFEAPEAMEPLLPALENRGKESPLFAAVGKAAVYEESERRKQAAVAAGDLLPYLRWLNSPAYAAFDVDAQWGVFLRAHLKSGADRGRLALWENRNLKIAARIRALTARYVGK
- a CDS encoding LD-carboxypeptidase, with amino-acid sequence MSARRIVAPAPLAPGARIAVVAPGSSVRPEAVRAGFEALRSWGLEPVAGRSLFARRGDLAGPDETRAADLAWAFSDPAIDAVWCARGGWGTARLLPLLDLGRIAASRRWLLGFSDVTALQAALLDRGLASWSTPLVAELADPRRAVKADLKAALFDSARPRVFRPGARRALAPGKAEGTLAGGCLSVLVALAGTPWAPKLRGRIVVLEDVGEAPYRIDRLLWQGRAAGLFDGVAGLAFGQFVSCRPYPGRPSRPLAAVLAAHAREIGVPTIAGLPVGHGPRPRALPLGYKARLDADAGLLEVVAP